The Leptidea sinapis chromosome 10, ilLepSina1.1, whole genome shotgun sequence sequence ttcataacaaaaaagcAGTGCTTATATGTCTTCTAGTAGTTCTAGACCATAgcttctcaacgtgggcgataacgcccctttgtgggcgtttgagactttcgggggggcagtagaagacccagaaaaaattagggggcattgagatggcccAGATGGGGCGtgagtagattaaaaaatatagtctaaaaaggcaaaaaaaaaaatacacgaaaatactctagaaaaaacatattctcaaagtgggcggtgagcaaaataaggttctCAACCTTCTACATGATGAAACTATGTTCTAGACGATATACCCTGTCCTCCCACATCTCCCTGcatcataaataataaagttccaTTTCCAGGCAGCAAAATCCGTGTTAAccgtttatataaatgtaaattctGCTTCATGGACTCTAATAGACAAAGATAGGTATGAAGTTTTGGATTGGCAGTACCAAGGAATAGAACACCCCGAGAACAAGAAATTTCAATTGAGTGATATTTTGGAAATTGTAAGTTTAAATCTTAGGTATGTAATGTTGTTTTGACTTTTTGATGTGTTTTCAGGTTGAATTTTTTGACAGTATTTGAAGGATATTCGATAtcttaacatatataaattacgtgacacgttgtttgtccgcgatggactcctaactaatgaacggattttaatggcgATTACTTAATGTAGTGTAGTTTGGtcaaacttgagagataagatagtttttatttcgatttgggacccataattgtttttattttcaatatttgttttgtatgtacatattttctgtgagagaatttagtgacgcactgtttgacagtttcgctgtgaaacaatttcattataacaacagggagcattttttacgaaataattattgatgttttgaaatattattggcaaattcttatattacagtattttttttattatcttgagaacaacgtctgtcgggtcagctagtaatattaatacataGTATGGTTTAATAGGTCCAATCCTATCATAAGGTAAATGGTTATAAACGacaaaaaatactatatactGCAATGCATCTCTCTTCTCTTCATCTGTTTATGTCCTATTTATTTGCATAATCGCCGTAAGATTCCCTTCTGaactgaaaacaataaattcattagttttgaacttattttttttatggaagataaaacaaacgggcgtacggatcacctgatgttaagtaatcaccgccgcccatgttctcttgcaacaccagaggaattacaagagtgatgccggccctttaaaaaagtttacattcttttttttttgtaggaacccatgtcgtatcgtcaagTAAACACACGGAAGCTGATTCCATAGCTTGGTCGTATGTggaagaaaattttattattttttaaactgaaaCAACATTTTTCTCTTATACTCGTAATAAAATACCCTATTACACAGCAACTTCGGACAACTTCACTGACCATCCATTGACTGATATAAACAAGCTGCTCAATATAACCGCTGCCACAGCTCCTTGcctcataatattagtagtctTCATCTGGAGTTTATTCCgatctcttcttcttcttccttctAGACATTTTCCCAATTACTTCGGGTCGGTCTTCCTCGTCCATTTTTTTACATTCGGCACGGTTTTGCGCCATGTTCTTACTTTGTGCTTTCATGTTTTAAGGACAAGGAAATTGAAGCTGCTATGTAGTTTTACGGTCGGTTGCCACCTAGCGCCAAGACACTAATCCAGCTTAGGACTGTGAGTGCTGTTGGACCCAAGAGTCTCATCCACTACCAATTCTTTTACATCACCGAGGTTATTTCCATCTGACCATGCGAAATGTGTCTATGTCGTCGACCGTTCAATATTTTGTACAGGCAATCTacttacgaccgttcccaataaaTTTCctccttctactgtcagtaattagctgtcaataatctgaagctgtcccaatataaccgataagtcattcttaccgccttatattgggacgcgtgaattgcaatttccatacaaacttctatctatCTATTGTTAATCAATGCTCTAAATGACGAATCACCTGATAATTTTCATGACATTTTGACTTGCACATCGATCTATTCCACcttaataaatagttttaaatatttcagtcgtggaaaatagtaaataaactGCCGAAAGCCGACATATATGTGATGAAAGCTGAATCAACGAGTCTCCGCGGGTCGGGCAGTGATCCCAGCAACCCCAAAGTGCTTGCAGTTAATTTACAAAAGTTCCAGATGATATCAATGATAGTAGCACTGTTGTCTACTAGAGCGAATGATACAGAGGACTCGTGAGTATTTTGGTAATATACAGCTTAATATAAGCTGAAGTGTaaatatttacccccttattcataatactctgctaacttaaagcattactAATTCTCACTccgtcttcttctattgacctaagtcagaatgagaaaaaacactcctaagcgactgtttaaagttagcggaccattatgaataagggggttagcgTATAAGCTGTAAGATTCTCcgttttttagaaatatttccAAAATTACATTCCCCTTGATGTAGAGATCCACAAATTTTGCAATAAAGTTTCTTTTACGGATTCGGATTTcgaaaaaataagttatttccTGCATGCTTCTTTCAAACTGCTACTCCATAGTCTGAATCAACAACTGCAATAGAGTagaattttttatcatttataaaattcaaattcaaatatttttattcagaataggatgtgacatcacttattgaatgtcaaaaaaaactacacccactccaaaatgaatgccacaggcctgagaagaatgggcgcgtcaaactcagcggacttttttttttcatcaaaaaaatatgtttacaaagtaatattgtacaattaattaatatattattatttaatagcctgagggcggtcgctccattcccaatctgtggcatcattaagaaagttttatatatattatatatagaatatttttatatatagaaaataggcatttttaacaattattttggatAACgtcatacttttgttttgaacattttctgggatcttgttgtaaaagcatatacatcgccccacaaaagacttactaactcgacttagccgagtagtatgcATTATAGCTAGCTTATGTCTGTTTcgtgtgttaacattatggttattacagtttctagcaaattcacttatgtgcctatgaatatATATGATGGTTGTTTCATTTCTAAATGCTGCTGCAAACAAATTGCTTGTTCCTTTAACCATGGCAGATATTGGTGATCCGCTCCCTGTAGATACTAACAGTTTAACTATACCCTCACtcctaggattaatacacaaatgaaatttgaaaaacaattttatttttattttaaaatataaaaaattttgtttttagagGCCAGTATCGTCTCCATGACAGCACCATTCGTCTCTCTATTTCCTCCGAGTCAATCTCTCTGAACGAAACCAGTTTGCCTAAATATATGTACTCTTCAACGTACTCTATTACTTCGCCTTCTACGCTGAGAGGAGGTTTAGTATGGTTTGTAATGATTTTTGTCTGGTCAAAACTTATTTCGAGACCGACCTTCTCGCTGTGCTGATGTAGTGCTGTCAGCATGTCATGTAGGTCCCTAGCGGTATTACTTAGAAGAACCAGGTCGTCTGCGAACCTTAAAAGGGGTAGCCTTTATTTCCGATATTGATGCCTCCCCTTTTCCAGTTTATATCGTGAGTTATAAGCTCAAGTACTGCAATGAATATTTTTGGCGACAGTGGGTCACCTTGTCTGGTTCCTCTTTGAATTGCGAACAGTGGGCCCTTTCTGTCTAACCTTATTCTACTTCTGcacttactataaatattcattattatattgatgTAGGTGTCGTCGATTTCAAGATACTTAAGTGCCTTAACTATAGCGCTGTGAGAGATAGAGTcgaaagtttttttataatcaatGAAGGCCAGGTATAGAGGCATATTGAATTCTTTGTATTTGTCTACTACCTGGCATAGCACACGGATGTGATCAATGGTGGAGAATACTGGTCTGGCCATCCTGCtctattggttttttttttttttttcgaggacaatcgagcgtacgggtcacctggtgttaagtgatcaccgccgcccacattctcttgcaacacaccATCCAGAGAAGACACACCagacaagagcgttgccggcctgttTGTCGTCAATTTGTGGACCGATCCTAGTTTGTAGAGTTTCGACATTAAGCTTATTGGTCTATAGTTTGATACACAAGAAGGGTCTCCTTACTTGTAGAGTAGAATTATTTCCGATTCACTCTATTGAGCTGGAACCGTCTCCTCTCTtagtatttcattaaataatctatttattagACCTAATATTTGTTCTTCTCCTAATTTTAACGCTTCGTTTGTTATAAAGTCGGGTCCGGggcttttgttattttttagatCTAGATAACTGTATTTCTTTTCCAGTAAAATATTGTGGTTTCTCGTTTTCAGTTTGACGTTTTTTATATcatgtaataattattctttCGTTTCTTTCTTGTTTTTGTCTGTAAAGGTGTTTGTAGAAACCAGTGGCCATTTGTACTAGATCTTTTCTATCTTCTGTAGTTGCTTGTAAAGTTGCTTCAATTTCGGTATCCATGATttgtgcattttttatgaattcttTTTATTCCTCTAGTTTGTTCTATACATTTCTCATATAGTTTTAACTTGGAATTGTCATGGTCATCCTGTATTGTTCTTGgtattattctatataattcTTTTAACTCTATTTTTCTTCTATCGTTCTATCTGATTTTTGTTGTAGAGTGTGCCTTTTGATATGAGTGACTTGATGTTATCGGATAATGTAAAGGTTTCTTTCGGTTTTGATACTTGTGATTCAATTATGTGTATctgttaatgatttttttaagatGCGGCACGTCTTCCAACACGGCTTGTCACAGAGGAAGAGTATGACAACAACCCTCCAGGAACAAACCCTCTAAAAATTAGTTACAACAAACCACGCTTCAAACAAATGTGTTaggaaaattaaaagaattgttaaaaaacgtttgtgtgggaaaggttattatagcataaacgatttccTTAATcataccacggactgggaataaagcgaacacccacaggctctttaattataaatgtttaacgatatcacattgtaatccatatttttaaaataaaaaaaaagcactgAGATtcttgcgtccattcttctcaggtctgaggcagtctcttttgaattggtggttgtttttgacgttcaataagtgattctgaatcctattttgaatataagtatttgaatttgaataaatactgTCGGTTAGCTATCTCCAGAATGCATGTTCCAACGCTCAACTACGACTACgattagatctacagtgcctatcTTGCTAGAAAACCATTGCACGCTATAGTAATTAGTGGTGGCGCGACCAGTAACATTCTATCCACGCGTCCaagctggtcgcgccaccaaattggttgtGCAACCAAACACCAGTTGAATAACTCTCTATAgagttgtataattttttttggtagtggcgactggttgcgccaccgtgaaatatataaaaatagcgTTTAGTTggtgttattttattttcagatgGAGTTCAGATTCATCGGACAAGTCTCAGAACAAACGTTTTAGGCCGAATGTTTACTTCTTAAGATCGTCTTTGCCATTTAGGTATGTTACAGTTAcataattgaattgaaaaaacattaattcaaaTAACTTTGTTTATTTAGAGTAAGGTTGGTCTGGAGTACTGGTCGCCcgtactcttgcaacaccaccgTTACCAGCCTTTTAGCAAATGTGATAGCAAGTCTTCACATGCAACCACACtactttttgtatatatttagaaaaaaagcGAAACTATATTTGCAGTAACCgaatttgattgacaagtcgtcaacagtcagccacgcttggaatagGCCCCTTAGTATTTTAACTATTGAACTAGCTAACCTACAATTGGGCTGACAGGTCATCTATAAGCTAGTATAGTGTAAGTCTATGGTCAGGACGTTGGTGAATGGAAATTAATATATCTGTGGTTTATATCATATTACAACACACTATGCAATTGATTCAAATCACTTTTTTAGAGTTTACGGCACCCTAATTGGAAACGAACGCGTGGCTTCAGACCAAACCGTTGAAACGATAATACGAGACGCGAGAAGGACTACAGACTGCTCACATGTCTATCTGTCTGATGAGCTGAAGTCTATGTTCCTATCACAGATGGACCTGGAGAGAGATATGATGGCGCAGTGCTTCCTGTTTGCGCTTACATTTATGGACCTCTgtgtgtataaaaataagcaGAAAATAGCTCAGTTGTTGGCGAGTAAGAATGACAcatgaatataattttaaggCTTATAAagtcttttaatatttattggctgtatgttttgtttttgcctatcctttatttatttatatatttaagattacctacagaaactacaacatacattccactataattacaacatacttaaaaaaatgataattgcgATTCTACTTACAGGCAATCGGACATgcatgaaacataattttatgacgattgtttgtcggctataaaataataacaaattatataaatctaacaaatattttacatttacttctacacatataagaagaaaaatatataagaacatatttaaattaaattagtaaataaaaaaaacatacttttaGACGTTAATTGTCGGCTAGATACTAATaacgtattatataaatctaaaacatattttacaactatttctacacaaataaaaagaaaagtacacttaaagaacaaatttaaattaaattattatttaaaaaattacaaagcctACGCCTAAATTCATTTTCAGAATTATGGTTAATGTCTAAACCCTCAATCCTTGAAGATAGATAATTGTATGACCGCGAAAGCCTTACTAAAGTTGAATTGGCTCCAAGCCTCGATCTGCGGAGTGGGATTTTAAACAATGCAGTTGCCTTACGAGGAGGTCGATGGGGAATATTGATGTCAAACAAACTCAATAGAGCAGGACACTCAATTttactgtttattattttgtacagaaAAATCATATCTAAGTATAAACGGCGGGATTTTAATGAAAGGGTTTGAAAATGACGCAAACGATCGTTATACGAGATCAAGTCTCGTACGTCAGGCGTACGGTAGGTGAGGTAGCggattattttcttttgaaGCCTTTCAATCCTGTCACTGTGGATATTATAGTCAGGGCACCATACTTGGGAACAGTATTCCAACTTAGATCTCACAAAGCTATTAAAAAGGACTCTTATTGTGgatatttttcttaaatcttTGGCGTTTCTCATTACAAATCCTAGAGACTTAGAGGCTGATGCAAGGATGTTGTCAATATGctcaataaaattaagtttagaatCAAGTGTTACTCCCAAATCGCGTATGCTATGGACTTTAGTGATTCTTTCATTTAGGATACTGTATTGACTAATTATTGGATTGATCTTGCGCGTGAATGATATGTGAAAGCATTTGGTTGCATTGAGCTGCATGTTGTTGATTATGCACCACTGAATTAAACGATCGATATCACTTTGTAGTAGCTGAGCATCTGCAGGGTTTCTAATCACTCGTAATAGTTTGAGATCATCggcaaataaatatacttttgaaaattgaaatatgTTACTTATGCTGTTAATAAAGACATTGAAAA is a genomic window containing:
- the LOC126966414 gene encoding transcription elongation factor, mitochondrial isoform X2, whose translation is MYCQKYNDKYTEIQKQHILDTINSDLSTLSRYDITKGRSKKIFQWINCNGPIKSISDVEIIDSFSEKHAQKLFDSIIQEKVKPVAIETNVLKNIKGRVLHPSLSDAVIQAAKSVLTVYINVNSASWTLIDKDRYEVLDWQYQGIEHPENKKFQLSDILEISWKIVNKLPKADIYVMKAESTSLRGSGSDPSNPKVLAVNLQKFQMISMIVALLSTRANDTEDSWSSDSSDKSQNKRFRPNVYFLRSSLPFRVYGTLIGNERVASDQTVETIIRDARRTTDCSHVYLSDELKSMFLSQMDLERDMMAQCFLFALTFMDLCVYKNKQKIAQLLASKNDT
- the LOC126966414 gene encoding transcription elongation factor, mitochondrial isoform X1, with translation MDITLMREMILNKIKFLISKSNLTYSRISCYRNISCQKMYCQKYNDKYTEIQKQHILDTINSDLSTLSRYDITKGRSKKIFQWINCNGPIKSISDVEIIDSFSEKHAQKLFDSIIQEKVKPVAIETNVLKNIKGRVLHPSLSDAVIQAAKSVLTVYINVNSASWTLIDKDRYEVLDWQYQGIEHPENKKFQLSDILEISWKIVNKLPKADIYVMKAESTSLRGSGSDPSNPKVLAVNLQKFQMISMIVALLSTRANDTEDSWSSDSSDKSQNKRFRPNVYFLRSSLPFRVYGTLIGNERVASDQTVETIIRDARRTTDCSHVYLSDELKSMFLSQMDLERDMMAQCFLFALTFMDLCVYKNKQKIAQLLASKNDT